The Streptomyces sp. NBC_00236 DNA window CCGGCCCGGCCGCGGCATCGGCCGGATCGGGCCTTCGCGGTCCCCCTGCGCCCCGGCAGACCTGGCGTACCCCTGCCCCGACGCGCTCAGCCGTGAGCGGGCAGGTGCAGAGCGAAGCAGCGGACGGCATGGGTGAAGGCAGCCGCATCGTCGAAGTTCACGAGGTGCCTCGCCCGCGGGATCGATTCGATGCGGGCGTGCGGATGCGCGCGGACGAAGTCCTTCTCACCGGACCGGAAGACGGTGTCCTTCTCCCCGTTCAGGATGAGCACGGGAGCCGCGACATGGCGCATCGCATCCGCGTCGAAGCGGCCCAGCACCCCTCCCCAGGCGGCCGGCAGAGTATGGAAGGCGTAGCCGGCGCGAATGGTGGCATCCACCACCCCGGGGGAACAGAGCCGCCGCAGCAGCCAGTCGTTCCAGCGGGTCAACCGGTCCGCCGGTATACGAGGGACAAGCCTGACGCCCCACCGATACGGCGCCGCCCACGGACCACGCGTCGATGCGTCGGCCCCCGCAAGAACCGCGTTCAGGCTCCAGGGCTGAGCGGCTCGCGCGCCGTGGCCCGGCAGGTTGACCGCCGCCCCCAACAAGTCTGCCTGGAGCGCGGCGAGTTGCTGGCTCCATTGACCCGCGCTCAACCGCGTCCCGTGTACGAAGATGATGGGGGGCGCGTCCACAGCCGTCATAAGTCCCCCGGACACAGGCTCTCTTCGGATCGACTCTACTGGCGGGCACTCCCGGCACTGAGAAGCGGAAATGCCGACCCCTGAGGACACCCGGGCGGACCCACTCAGGGCTTCCTCGCAGCCTTGGTAGTCTCCGCTCCTACGGCGGGGCGGGGCAGGGCGG harbors:
- a CDS encoding alpha/beta fold hydrolase; the protein is MTAVDAPPIIFVHGTRLSAGQWSQQLAALQADLLGAAVNLPGHGARAAQPWSLNAVLAGADASTRGPWAAPYRWGVRLVPRIPADRLTRWNDWLLRRLCSPGVVDATIRAGYAFHTLPAAWGGVLGRFDADAMRHVAAPVLILNGEKDTVFRSGEKDFVRAHPHARIESIPRARHLVNFDDAAAFTHAVRCFALHLPAHG